Below is a window of Bacteroidota bacterium DNA.
CCGGTGACGGCGACTCGCAAAAATATGCCAGCCATATTTGGGTTGAAAACTGAAAATGCAACTGTCGTCCTCAATGGAAACATGCCCGCCGTGAATTCCCCCAAAACATTTTTCTTCACTTGCTTTGCAATTTCTTTTCGGTTTGGATCCGTACAAAAAATGAACGGTGATAGAATGGCTATGAGCCGAATCAGTTTGTGAAAAAAGTTCCGGGGGACATAGCAGTGAAATTGAAATGGCAGTTGTAAAAAATAAGTTCATCATCGGATTGCGGATATATAAAATTAAAAAATATTCTCCGTAGAAACCAAGGCGGCTAATTCCGATTCCGGTAACTTTGATTACAATGAAAACTAAATTACCGGTACGCATTACCAAATCAACGGGCGAAGAAAGTTATTTCTCCGAAAAGAAATTGGAAGCATCACTGCGTCGTGCAGGCGCAGATGAAGAACAGGTGAACGCAATTCTCGTAAAGATCCGTTCTTCTTTGTACGATGGGATTTCCACGAAAGAAATTTACCGCCTTGCTTTTGCAGAACTAAGGGCGGAATCGAAATTTCTTGCGGCGCGCTATAATCTCAAACAGGCGATCATCGCACTCGGTCCCGAAGGTTTTTATTTCGAAAAATATATTGCAGCCGTTCTTGCCGCAAGAGGTTATGAAACGAAACACAGCGTGATCCTCAATGGAAAATGTGTGAAACATGAAGTGGATGTACTCGCAAAAAAAGGGAACGAACTGCACATTATCGAATGCAAATTTCACCGGCATGATGGTTTGAACTGCGATGTGAAAGTGCCGCTCTACATTCATTCGCGTTTCAATGACATCAGGAATTACTTCGAAGAACACCCGGTGAAAGACGTTGAAAAATATTATGGTTGGGTGGTAACGAACACGCGCTTTACCGAGGATGCGGTGAATTATGGCAATTGTACAGGATTGAAATTGCTGAGCTGGAATTTTCCCGCGGGCAAAGGCCTGCGTGAACTTGCGGATTCAGAAAAATTATACCCCCTCACCTGCCTCACTTCATTGACAAAAACTGAAAAAAATTTATTGCTTGAAAAAGAATTGATCCTGGCTAAAGATATTCCTTCCAATTTAAAATTGATTAAAATGATCGGGATGACCTTAAGCAGGCAGAATGCATTGCTGGAAGAGATCAGGAATCTTTGCGGAAAATAATTTTATCGGAGGAAAAAAATAATCAGTGTAAATCTGAGTAATCAGTGGTTATTTTATAAAGATGCCACAGACTTGCGCTGATTTACACTGATTAAAGGGCATCTCTAAAAACACAGAAATGCAAGGCGGGCAAGCCCGAAAAACCGGAATTTACTATTCGTAAATGAGGATTTTGAGGGCGTAGCCCACAACGCAGCAGTTCGAAGTTATT
It encodes the following:
- a CDS encoding restriction endonuclease; translation: MKTKLPVRITKSTGEESYFSEKKLEASLRRAGADEEQVNAILVKIRSSLYDGISTKEIYRLAFAELRAESKFLAARYNLKQAIIALGPEGFYFEKYIAAVLAARGYETKHSVILNGKCVKHEVDVLAKKGNELHIIECKFHRHDGLNCDVKVPLYIHSRFNDIRNYFEEHPVKDVEKYYGWVVTNTRFTEDAVNYGNCTGLKLLSWNFPAGKGLRELADSEKLYPLTCLTSLTKTEKNLLLEKELILAKDIPSNLKLIKMIGMTLSRQNALLEEIRNLCGK